Proteins from one Panicum virgatum strain AP13 chromosome 7K, P.virgatum_v5, whole genome shotgun sequence genomic window:
- the LOC120639489 gene encoding uncharacterized protein LOC120639489 translates to MAPLRLGGSKRTYAEYAEPNPATDCLKLFDDVDDSRGLPQTWTIIVRIDVKFPMEPRYHDKQHFILVDTTGSKIEAISYGNNVHRFDTLLQQGCKYILKDVVFGPNWGDLEFRNIGHRFEVTLTRKTRVEPYTFRLQFPPCPKHLMPFHEVIRQPNKTFVDVMGIVVHMEPLEHVGNRLYREVVLMDARWHLIIVGIWSDLFCRNFQRWYKARDEKEIIIATMLRRNSTHRCLESSDHTSLDFNPRHHTWHQLATVRRIMMERQNLRFVNRYLEARWAYLATVLPH, encoded by the exons ATGGCACCACTTCGCCTTGGTGGAAGTAAGAGGACATATGCGGagtatgcagagccaaatccaGCAACGGATTG CTTAAAGTTGTTCGATGATGTTGACGATTCTCGAGGTCTACCTCAGACTTGGACTATAATTGTAAGGATAGATGTTAAATTCCCTATGGAGCCTAGGTATCATGATAAGCAACACTTCATCCTTGTCGACACCACT GGTTCCAAAATTGAAGCAATTTCATATGGCAATAACGTCCATCGATTTGACACACTACTTCAGCAAGGATGCAAGTACATTTTGAAAGATGTAGTTTTTGGGCCAAACTGGGGGGACCTTGAATTCAGAAATATTGGGCATCGGTTTGAGGTGACATTGACCAGAAAAACTCGTGTTGAGCCATACACCTTCCGACTTCAGTTCCCTCCCTGCCCAAAGCATCTTATGCCATTTCATGAAGTGATCCGACAACCCAACAAGACATTTGTAG ATGTTATGGGAATAGTTGTCCATATGGAGCCATTGGAGCATGTGGGCAACAGGCTATATAGAGAGGTTGTGTTAATGGATGCAAG GTGGCACCTTATTATTGTTGGGATTTGGAGTGACCTCTTCTGCCGGAATTTTCAACGATGGTACAAAGCTAGAGATGAAAAGGAAATTATAATTGCCACTATGCTGCGACGAAACTCTACACACA GATGCTTGGAGAGCTCAGACCACACATCACTGGACTTCAACCCAAGACATCACACATGGCATCAACTAGCAA ctgttcggcgaATAATGATGGAAAGGCAGAATCTTCGCTTCGTTAACAGATATCTTGAAGCAAGATGGGCATACTTGGCGACCGTGTTACCACACTGA